One segment of Bacteroidota bacterium DNA contains the following:
- a CDS encoding DNA-binding protein: MTITFNELREIKDKLPHGSMKLIADRLNMNEETVRNYFGGSHYKSGESIGIHVEQGPSGGVVSLDDTTILDMAKKIINGQSD; encoded by the coding sequence ATGACCATCACATTTAATGAACTCAGGGAAATTAAAGACAAACTGCCTCACGGCAGTATGAAACTTATCGCTGATAGGCTTAATATGAATGAAGAAACAGTTAGAAATTATTTCGGAGGATCGCACTATAAATCCGGAGAAAGTATCGGAATTCACGTAGAACAGGGACCAAGTGGCGGAGTAGTATCACTGGACGATACAACAATTCTGGATATGGCAAAAAAAATAATTAACGGACAAAGTGATTAA